One Mya arenaria isolate MELC-2E11 chromosome 5, ASM2691426v1 genomic window carries:
- the LOC128234766 gene encoding P2X purinoceptor 7-like translates to MSDSENYTTDGDESIDFSDTSSYDAENNIVPYQFEPLNRDDLIEDDINRLDLHDGDDGNRIGNTNWCRCNSCIAMHTERESVCCRDVEQTNFKLDVFNEEAHDIECITDHPGFGTVCLDRYVLETAYYQYRQQYGVPQQEDNEQQRYVAYRQFVRWCWGYLGREVRVVLPSCAVQRIRAQFPSQQYEGFQDL, encoded by the exons ATGTCTGACAGCGAGAATTACACAACTGACGGAGATGAATCGATTGATTTTTCGGATACTAGCTCGTATGACGCTGAAAATAACATTGTTCCATATCAGTTTGAACCATTAAATAGGGATGATTTAATTGAAGACGACATTAATCGTCTAGATCTTCACGACGGAGATGATGGAAATCGAATTGGCAACACGAACTG gTGCAGATGCAATAGCTGTATTGCTATGCATACAGAGCGGGAATCGGTATGCTGCCGTGATGTTGAACAAACAAACTTCAAACTGGATGTGTTCAATGAAGAAGCCCATGACATTGAATGTATAACAGACCACCCCGGGTTTGGCACTGTTTGCCTGGACCGCTATGTGCTAGAGACTGCATACTACCAGTACAGACAGCAGTATGGAGTGCCGCAACAGGAAGATAATGA GCAACAGAGATATGTGGCATATCGCCAGTTTGTCAGATGGTGTTGGGGATATTTGGGAAGAGAGGTGCGTGTTGTACTTCCATCATGTGCAGTTCAAAGGATTAGGGCGCAGTTTCCATCACAGCAGTATGAGGGATTTCAGGACTTATAG
- the LOC128234765 gene encoding uncharacterized protein LOC128234765 isoform X2 — MTANPPSTEFPVDAVELDMDMELDNSKRTVMQSAEIPPPVDQSSTVASALNLQQDLETHSTDAKIQSKKSCDDSLKRNMGKLKHTEMRSMNTSNKKASCACPKCCVTTAVRGTQVNRRPPPIKRKTKGTETVMEHHITYSTSSTQYCDSDIADEKSLTPACSEVPPAPHLLAFPLPAPVLASTPARKKGRVVVESTLNKSFMSTSSWGYTDDEAIDPDYETEASVYSDSEDDNPRQADVHKQRKFLVFEDNLLELFNRCEMCHLPTKGKVCNVQGSAMAIKQVCECGHTRRWESQPKVRGVPAGNILLSAGILFSGCSPSKVLRIFEFINVLSISLSTFFSHQRTVLWPAIERVWTKCNDQLISVLLDREEELVVAGDGRSDSPGHSAKFGVYSMIDMHTGRVVAIELVQSNEVKSSYHMELEGLKRATDSLRRCGLSLAEIITDRHLQIQKWIRENLPGTVHSFDVWHIGKAVKKKLLALSKEKDCNIVCKWMKSITNHLYWSAASSQGEEGSMIAAKWTSVVNHVQDIHTGHGDLYQQCTHGPLEPREWLKKGSKAAAKMEDILLNKRLCKDIKKLSTGFQTSTLESFHSVINHFAPKMTAYSFHGQMCRQYLAALHFNENVQRGKKISKNGKFNLKIVFPKYKDDFSVKFVNDEMTFGYVKELLDMCIEICGEKNKLSTPAPPPLTSGKRKPTKVEVTRCLGKNKRLKY; from the exons AAATCTTGTGATGATTCCCTGAAAAGGAACATGGGTAAACTCAAACATACAGAGATGAGATCAATGAATACCAGCAATAAGAAG gCCTCATGTGCATGTCCAAAGTGTTGTGTAACAACTGCTGTCCGGGGTACCCAAGTGAATCGCAGGCCACCGCCAATTAAGCGAAAAACTAAAG GGACAGAGACTGTGATGGAACACCACATCACATACTCCACCTCAAGTACCCAGTACTGTGACAGTGACATTGCTGATGAAAAGAGCCTGACACCTGCCTGTTCTGAGGTCCCTCCTGCTCCACACCTTCTGGCTTTTCCATTACCAGCCCCAGTCCTCGCCTCAACTCCTGCACGGAAGAAGGGCAGGGTTGTTGTTGAATCAACACTCAACAAATCCTTCATGTCCACATCATCCTGGGGATATACTGATGATGAAGCCATAGATCCGGACTATGAAACAGAAGCCTCAGTGTACAGTGACTCAGAAGATGATAACCCAAGGCA GGCAGATGTACATAAGCAGAGGaagtttcttgtttttgaagacaATCTTTTAGAACTGTTCAACAGATGTGAAATGTGCCATCTCCCTACCAAAGGCAAAGTCTGCAATGTCCAGGGATCAgctatggccatcaaacaagTTTGTGAATGTGGACACACCAGGCGATGGGAGTCACAGCCCAAAGTTAGAGGTGTTCCTGCTGGGAACATTCTTCTTAGTGCTGGCATTTTGTTCTCAGGATGTTCACCTTCGAAAGTGCTGCGAATTTTTGAGTTTATTAATGTATTAAGTATTAGTCTTTCAACTTTCTTTAGTCATCAAAGAACTGTATTGTGGCCAGCAATTGAGAGAGTGTGGACAAAGTGTAATGACCAACTGATAAGTGTCCTTCTAGACCGCGAAGAAGAGCTTGTGGTTGCTGGAGATGGACGTTCTGACAGCCCGGGACACTCTGCAAAGTTTGGTGTATACTCCATGATTGATATGCACACCGGGAGAGTAGTAGCCATTGAACTTGTGCAg TCCAATGAAGTGAAGTCAAGCTACCATATGGAGTTGGAGGGCCTTAAGAGAGCAACTGACAGTTTACGCAGATGTGGCCTGTCCCTTGCAGAAATCATTACAGACAGGCATCTGCAAATACAAAAGTGGATTAGAGAGAATTTACCTGGGACTGTCCATTCCTTTGATGTGTGGCATATTGGAAAAG CTGTGAAAAAGAAGCTCCTTGCACTGTCCAAGGAAAAAGACTGCAACATAGTCTGCAAGTGGATGAAGAGTATCACCAATCACCTTTATTGGTCAGCCGCATCATCCCAGGGAGAGGAGGGCTCCATGATTGCAGCAAAGTGGACATCAGTGGTCAACCATGTTCAAGACATTCACACTGGACATGGTGACCTCTACCAGCAGTGCACCCATGGTCCCCTTGAACCCCGAGAATGGTTAAAAAAGGGCTCAAAGGCAGCTGCCAAAATGGAAGACATTCTGCTAAACAAGAGACTGTGCAAGGACATCAAAAAGCTGTCCACAGGATTTCAAACGTCAACACTGGAATCATTTCACAGTGTAATCAATCACTTTGCACCAAAAATGACAGCATATTCCTTCCACGGACAAATGTGTCGCCAATACTTGGCGGCCctacatttcaatgaaaatgtgcaaagaggtaaaaaaatatcaaaaaatggAAAGTTCAACCTGAAGATagtatttccaaaatataaggATGACTTTTCAGTCAAGTTTGTGAATGATGAAATGACCTTTGGTTATGTAAAGGAACTTCTTGACATGTGTATAGAAATATGtggtgaaaaaaacaaactgtcaaCCCCAGCCCCACCTCCCCTCACATCAGGGAAAAGAAAGCCAACCAAGGTTGAGGTAACAAGGTGTTTAGGAAAAAACAAAAGGTTGAAATATTAG